One stretch of Schlesneria sp. DSM 10557 DNA includes these proteins:
- a CDS encoding DUF1501 domain-containing protein, which produces MPQKPCYSFTPVFNRRDLLKMSAAGFGSLALAGLTSEEVRADAARSKVSPLAAKPAQFEPKAKRVIFLFMHGGPSQVDTFDYKPLLERDHGKPLPFSKPRVFSAPTGNLLKSPFQFKQYGESGAWVSDIFPHVAKQVDDLCIINGMHGSNSRHGGALLELHTGSDTFVRPSMGSWITYGLGTENQDLPGFITMCPTLTHGGVNAYSSAFLPAIYSGTPLGNASIPSDQAKIPFIENAEKQSRHLQRMELDLLREMNSDQLALTGPDNVLESRIESFELAFRMQSAAPELQDIGDETEATQKLYGLDQPATRNFGRQCLMARRFIERGVRFVQCTHSYKWDQHGNLKADHSKNAMEVDQPIAALLIDLKARGLLEDTLILWGGEFGRTPVAQGDDGRDHNPQGYTMWLAGAGVKPGIRYGKTDDYGYYAVEDKVHLHDLHATMLHLLGLDHLKLTYKYAGRDFRLTDVHGEIIHDILA; this is translated from the coding sequence ATGCCTCAAAAACCCTGCTACTCGTTTACGCCTGTGTTCAATCGTCGTGATCTGCTCAAGATGAGCGCGGCGGGCTTTGGCAGTCTGGCATTGGCCGGCCTGACTTCGGAGGAAGTCCGTGCCGACGCAGCCCGGTCCAAAGTCAGTCCGCTGGCCGCCAAACCGGCTCAGTTCGAGCCCAAGGCAAAGCGGGTCATTTTCCTGTTCATGCACGGAGGACCTTCCCAGGTCGATACGTTCGACTACAAACCGCTGCTCGAACGGGATCACGGGAAGCCGCTGCCGTTCTCCAAGCCACGCGTCTTTTCGGCACCCACGGGAAACCTGCTGAAATCTCCCTTTCAGTTCAAGCAGTATGGCGAGAGCGGGGCCTGGGTCAGCGACATTTTTCCGCATGTCGCCAAACAGGTCGACGATCTGTGCATCATTAACGGAATGCACGGTTCCAACTCCCGGCATGGGGGTGCACTGCTGGAACTGCATACCGGCAGCGACACCTTTGTCCGCCCCAGCATGGGTTCGTGGATCACGTATGGACTGGGAACCGAGAACCAGGACCTGCCGGGCTTTATCACGATGTGTCCCACGCTGACGCACGGAGGGGTGAACGCCTACAGTTCGGCCTTCCTGCCGGCAATCTACTCAGGGACCCCGCTGGGAAACGCGAGCATCCCCTCCGACCAGGCCAAGATTCCGTTCATCGAAAATGCCGAAAAGCAGTCGCGGCATCTGCAACGAATGGAACTCGATCTCTTGCGCGAAATGAACTCCGACCAACTCGCCCTGACCGGGCCGGACAACGTGCTGGAAAGCCGGATTGAGTCCTTTGAACTCGCTTTCCGCATGCAGTCGGCGGCCCCGGAACTTCAGGACATCGGAGACGAGACAGAAGCGACGCAAAAGCTTTACGGTCTTGATCAACCGGCCACCCGTAACTTTGGACGCCAGTGCCTGATGGCCCGCCGGTTCATCGAACGAGGGGTCCGGTTTGTGCAATGCACGCATAGCTACAAGTGGGACCAGCACGGCAATCTCAAGGCAGATCACTCCAAGAACGCGATGGAGGTTGACCAGCCCATCGCGGCTCTGCTGATCGATCTGAAAGCCCGCGGCCTGCTGGAGGATACCCTGATTCTGTGGGGCGGCGAGTTTGGTCGGACACCTGTCGCCCAGGGGGACGACGGTCGTGACCACAACCCGCAGGGTTACACGATGTGGCTGGCGGGTGCCGGAGTCAAACCGGGGATCCGTTACGGCAAAACCGATGACTACGGGTATTATGCAGTCGAAGACAAAGTCCACCTGCACGACCTGCACGCGACGATGCTACACCTGCTGGGTCTCGACCATCTGAAGCTGACCTACAAGTACGCAGGTCGGGATTTCCGTCTGACCGACGTGCATGGTGAGATCATTCACGACATCCTTGCGTGA